A genomic segment from Coccinella septempunctata chromosome 3, icCocSept1.1, whole genome shotgun sequence encodes:
- the LOC123309802 gene encoding ammonium transporter Rh type B: MPSVSAVLILQLILFFLFLIFVRYDENFNMGEYPLFQDIHVMVFIGFGFLMACLRRYAFSAIGFNFLIGAVMLQWSIICRGIYKLDGSYKILINLQSLFNADITTCSVLISMGVVLGTTTHVQLLIMGMMEVIFFSLNNYISLNLLRACDTGGSVVLHAFGSFFGLAVSFVVGRGRVMDCHNKCSRYNSDIFAMIGTIFLWLYWPSFSGISLPSDLKHRAIINTYLALASCCVTTFAFSSWFNGNQKLEMVHIQNATLAGGVAIGSSASLLVQPYGAILIGILSAIISMVGFKKVTPWLETKWKINDTCGVNNLHGIPGILGGLIGTFFASLATEENYGLALYELYPARWADEIHNSTTRKNSDEAYRRDAYIQAGFQFLSILITIAISTVSGYITGLLINLERFQLSPCQFFMDYPFWQINYESPLLKSPSRIRVEPKAHSQLQQF; this comes from the exons ATGCCTTCGGTATCTGCAGTACTAATTCTGCAACTAATACTGTTTTTTCTGTTCCTAATTTTTGTCCGatatgatgaaaatttcaacatggGAGAGTACCCTT TGTTTCAAGACATTCATGTGATGGTCTTCATTGGATTCGGATTTCTGATGGCCTGCCTCAGACGTTATGCATTCAGCGCAATTGGGTTCAATTTTCTTATTGGCGCTGTGATGTTACAATGGTCCATAATTTGTCGTGGAATCTACAAATTGGATGGATCGTATAAAATTCTCATAAATTTGCAGAG TTTATTCAATGCGGACATCACAACATGTTCTGTATTGATATCTATGGGAGTAGTCTTAGGAACTACTACTCATGTCCAATTGTTGATAATGGGTATGATGGAGGTCATATTCTTCTCGTTGAACAACTACATTTCTTTAAATTTGCTGCGA GCATGTGATACTGGTGGATCAGTGGTTCTCCATGCATTTGGCTCATTTTTCGGCTTAGCGGTCAGCTTCGTAGTAGGCAGAGGAAGAGTTATGGACTGTCATAATAAATGCTCTAGATACAATTCTGACATATTCGCTATGATTG GTACTATTTTCCTATGGCTTTATTGGCCCAGTTTCAGTGGAATATCATTGCCAAGTGACTTGAAACACAGAGCTATCATAAATACCTATCTTGCCTTGGCCTCCTGCTGTGTTACAACTTTTGCTTTTTCTTCCTGGTTCAATGGCAATCAAAAATTGGAAATGGTTCATATTCAAAACGCAACTTTAGCAGGTGGTGTAGCAATTGGCTCATCAGCAAGTCTTCTTGTACAACCCTATGGGGCAATATTAATTGGAATTTTATCAGCAATAATCTCTATGGTTGGATTCAAGAAAGTTACG CCCTGGTTGGAAACGAAATGGAAAATTAACGATACGTGTGGTGTAAATAACCTCCATGGCATTCCGGGCATCTTGGGTGGCTTGATCGGCACATTTTTCGCCAGCTTAGCAACAGAAGAAAATTATGGTCTGGCCTTATATGAATTATATCCAGCAAGATGGGCAGATGAAATCCATAATTCTACAACGAGGAAAAATTCAGACGAAGCTTATAGAAGGGATGCATATATTCAGGCTGGATTTCAATTTTTATCAATACTGATTACTATTGCAATTTCCACAGTATCTGGATACATAACAG GACTCTTGATTAATTTGGAGAGGTTTCAGCTGAGTCCATGTCAATTCTTCATGGATTATCCATTCTGGCAAATCAATTACGAATCTCCGTTACTCAAGTCTCCATCTCGTATTCGGGTAGAGCCTAAAGCCCACTCTCAACTCCAGCAGTTTTGA